Proteins encoded within one genomic window of Blattabacterium cuenoti:
- the accD gene encoding acetyl-CoA carboxylase, carboxyltransferase subunit beta: MAWFLRKKKNILTPIEDRKNFPKGLWYRTPSGKIIDTEELKKNAYVSPEDGYHVRIHSKEYFEILFDNGKFLEINVKMTSQDPVKWIDCKKYTDRIKEARKRTNLYDAIRTGVGKMKGLDLVISCMDFSFIGGSMGSVVGEKISRAIKYCIEKRFPYVLISKSGGARIMESAFSLMQMAKTIARLTQLRETKIPYISVLTDPTTGGVTASYALLGDINIAEPGALIGFAGPRVIREIIGKDLPKGFQTAEFLLEHGFIDLISSRMELKKNISNLISMMIE; encoded by the coding sequence ATGGCTTGGTTTTTAAGAAAGAAAAAAAATATTTTGACTCCTATAGAGGATAGAAAAAATTTCCCCAAAGGGCTTTGGTATAGAACTCCTAGTGGAAAAATTATAGATACAGAAGAATTAAAAAAAAATGCTTATGTTAGTCCAGAAGATGGATATCATGTAAGAATTCATAGCAAAGAATATTTTGAAATTCTTTTTGATAATGGAAAATTTTTAGAAATCAATGTTAAAATGACGAGTCAAGATCCTGTTAAATGGATAGATTGCAAGAAATATACAGATAGAATTAAAGAAGCAAGAAAAAGAACTAATTTATATGATGCGATTAGAACAGGAGTGGGAAAAATGAAAGGATTAGACTTAGTCATTTCCTGTATGGATTTTTCATTTATAGGAGGATCTATGGGATCTGTAGTTGGTGAAAAAATATCTAGAGCAATAAAATATTGTATTGAAAAAAGATTCCCATATGTATTGATATCTAAATCTGGTGGAGCTAGAATTATGGAATCTGCATTTTCTTTAATGCAAATGGCAAAAACAATAGCTAGACTGACTCAATTACGTGAGACAAAAATTCCTTACATTTCTGTTCTTACAGATCCAACTACAGGAGGAGTAACAGCTTCTTATGCTTTACTTGGAGATATTAACATAGCAGAACCAGGTGCTCTTATAGGATTTGCTGGTCCTAGAGTTATTAGAGAAATTATAGGAAAAGATCTTCCTAAGGGATTTCAAACTGCAGAATTTCTTTTGGAACATGGGTTTATAGACTTAATTTCTTCTAGAATGGAATTAAAAAAAAACATATCTAATCTTATTTCTATGATGATAGAATAG
- the fbaA gene encoding class II fructose-bisphosphate aldolase — MSQKFPYGVATGNLVKEIFEYAKENVFSIPAVNVTGSNTINAVMEVASEVNSPVIIQLSNGGAIFFAGKGLKNHEQKAAIKGSIACAKHVHELAEAYKATVILHTDHCPKENLPWIDGLLNINEIHYKHFGKTLFSSHMLDLSQEPLEENISICEKYFERMNKIQMTIEIELGVTGGEEDGIDNSKIENNKLYTQPEEVSYAYEKLKKINNNFIIAASFGNVHGVYKPGNVILRPEILKKTQKYIKNKFHTIEKPVFLVFHGGSGSSQKEIQEAINYGVIKMNVDTDLQYAFTCGVRDYMSKYKKYLEKQIGNPEGESLPNKKYYDPRVWLREGEKSFKIFLRKYFELMNNINTL; from the coding sequence ATGTCTCAAAAATTCCCTTATGGAGTAGCAACTGGTAATCTTGTAAAAGAAATATTTGAATATGCTAAGGAAAATGTTTTTTCCATACCTGCTGTAAATGTTACTGGATCTAATACTATAAATGCAGTAATGGAAGTCGCTTCAGAAGTTAATTCTCCTGTTATTATTCAATTATCCAATGGAGGGGCGATATTTTTTGCAGGAAAAGGTTTAAAAAACCATGAACAAAAAGCCGCAATAAAAGGTTCTATAGCTTGTGCTAAACATGTTCATGAACTAGCGGAAGCCTATAAAGCAACTGTCATTCTTCATACAGATCATTGTCCTAAGGAAAATTTACCATGGATAGATGGTTTATTAAATATTAACGAAATACATTATAAACATTTTGGGAAAACATTGTTCAGTTCACATATGTTAGATTTATCTCAAGAACCTTTAGAAGAAAATATTAGCATTTGTGAAAAGTATTTTGAAAGAATGAATAAGATTCAAATGACTATTGAAATAGAACTTGGGGTTACAGGAGGAGAAGAAGACGGAATAGACAATTCTAAAATAGAGAATAATAAACTTTATACTCAGCCAGAAGAAGTTTCATATGCTTATGAAAAATTAAAAAAAATCAATAATAATTTCATTATTGCGGCTTCATTTGGAAACGTTCACGGAGTTTATAAACCAGGAAATGTGATTTTACGTCCTGAAATATTAAAAAAAACTCAAAAATATATAAAAAATAAATTTCATACCATAGAAAAACCAGTTTTTTTGGTTTTTCATGGTGGATCAGGATCCTCTCAAAAAGAGATTCAAGAAGCTATTAATTATGGGGTCATTAAAATGAATGTAGATACCGATTTACAATATGCTTTTACATGCGGTGTGAGGGATTATATGAGTAAATATAAAAAATATTTAGAAAAACAAATAGGAAATCCAGAAGGAGAATCTCTTCCAAACAAAAAATATTATGATCCTAGAGTATGGCTACGAGAAGGAGAAAAATCATTTAAGATTTTTCTTAGAAAGTATTTTGAATTAATGAATAACATTAACACTTTATGA
- a CDS encoding UvrD-helicase domain-containing protein yields the protein MLTPATLKIYNASAGSGKTSFLVKNYLYLLFKSVHNDEFKRILALTFTNKASEEMRKRILQCIKEFSDLKVSEEYHDFFSYLSKDLNITKYQLSKRAKRILSAILHDFSSFSIRTIDKFTYRTILSFFSKKNIDLEMDTNSFLLKIVDNLLSKLKNSEKWSNILVQFFLEKLKEGKHWDVRNELLKIASLIVEENSFFPMRKIKMYSFNDLIQLKETLLKRTQNFEIKCRKQGEKFFEFLKETSIKKHSFPHSDLPKFFKKLCKGNIFLNPFHKRLEKSIHMERLYCKWIGMDQKIFISKNKEKILFLYRETKSLYEKYISSYLLDKLFLKNLSLLSIIYEIEKEFHFLKEERKIILNAELNQILYERITQETFPHIYEKMGIQYKHYFLDEFQDTSFLQWYNIRILVENALSENGSAMIVGDPKQSIYRWRGGDHKQFLHLISSSSQSYHKQILTIETNFRSYEEIVKLNNSLYQSVSKIFHSPIYKDIYKNSKQKIFKKNGGYVELNFLEKKNYKQYIYLNIKKRIKKLLKQKYKLSDIALLVRRNEEGNFLSEKLIEDGFIVNTSASLLIKNHLEIEIIIHFFYILIKPHCYQKRAFFILLLLQNKLICPIEKDHDFLMKIIFLPLNIFLKKILFKTKSLDFLNNLYRQSLYEIAEQVIQSLGLMNNNKNTSSIYSFLDLIHRSMKNIGNSIVDFLDYWELKKKKESIIVSENIDAIRIMTIHQSKGLQFPVVLIPFTDWNACSKKKEGSWMNVSPHLYHGLNALYLEIESYFQYIEDNYIKNFYEDYLSNIKFDNLNLLYVATTRPIEQLFIFSKNENDQSVSFYIKNFLIEKKLWNEKKFQYSFGREKKFS from the coding sequence ATGCTGACTCCAGCAACTTTAAAAATATACAATGCATCAGCCGGTTCTGGTAAAACTTCTTTTTTGGTAAAGAATTACCTTTATCTTTTGTTTAAAAGTGTTCATAATGATGAATTTAAACGTATTCTCGCCTTGACCTTTACTAATAAGGCTTCTGAAGAAATGAGGAAACGCATATTACAATGTATAAAAGAATTTTCTGATCTAAAAGTTAGTGAAGAATATCATGATTTCTTTTCTTATCTTTCAAAAGATTTAAATATAACAAAATATCAATTATCCAAACGTGCTAAAAGAATATTATCTGCAATTTTACATGATTTTTCTTCTTTTTCTATAAGGACTATAGACAAATTTACTTATAGGACTATTCTATCTTTTTTTTCAAAAAAAAATATAGATTTAGAAATGGATACCAATAGTTTTTTATTGAAAATAGTAGATAATCTATTATCTAAACTAAAAAATTCAGAAAAATGGTCGAATATTTTGGTCCAATTTTTTTTGGAAAAATTAAAAGAAGGAAAACATTGGGATGTTAGAAATGAACTGTTAAAAATTGCTTCCCTTATAGTAGAGGAGAATAGTTTTTTTCCTATGAGGAAGATTAAAATGTATTCTTTTAATGATTTGATTCAATTAAAAGAAACTTTATTAAAAAGAACTCAAAATTTTGAAATAAAATGCAGAAAACAAGGAGAGAAATTTTTTGAATTTTTGAAAGAAACATCCATTAAAAAACATTCATTTCCTCACTCGGATTTGCCTAAATTTTTCAAAAAACTATGTAAAGGGAATATCTTTTTAAATCCTTTTCATAAAAGACTTGAAAAATCCATTCATATGGAAAGATTATATTGTAAATGGATAGGAATGGATCAAAAAATCTTTATTTCTAAAAATAAAGAAAAAATACTTTTCTTATATCGAGAAACAAAATCTTTATATGAGAAATATATTTCTTCTTATCTTTTAGATAAGCTTTTTTTAAAAAATTTGAGTCTTTTATCAATAATCTACGAGATAGAAAAAGAATTTCATTTTTTAAAAGAAGAAAGAAAAATTATTTTAAATGCAGAATTAAATCAAATTCTTTATGAAAGAATTACTCAAGAAACATTCCCCCATATTTATGAAAAAATGGGAATACAATATAAACATTATTTTTTAGATGAATTTCAAGATACTTCATTTTTACAATGGTATAATATTCGAATTTTAGTTGAAAATGCTTTATCAGAAAACGGTTCAGCTATGATCGTAGGAGACCCGAAACAGTCTATATACAGATGGAGAGGAGGAGACCATAAGCAATTCCTTCATCTCATTTCTTCTTCCTCCCAATCTTATCATAAACAAATTCTTACTATAGAAACGAATTTTCGTAGTTACGAAGAAATTGTAAAATTGAATAATTCACTTTATCAATCTGTATCTAAAATCTTTCATTCTCCCATTTACAAAGATATTTATAAGAATTCCAAACAAAAAATCTTCAAAAAAAATGGAGGATATGTTGAATTAAATTTTTTAGAAAAAAAAAATTATAAACAATATATTTATTTGAACATAAAAAAAAGAATAAAAAAATTGTTAAAACAAAAGTACAAATTATCGGATATCGCTCTTTTAGTTAGAAGAAACGAAGAAGGAAATTTTTTATCTGAAAAACTTATAGAAGATGGATTTATTGTAAATACTTCCGCATCTCTTCTCATAAAAAATCATTTAGAAATAGAAATAATTATTCATTTTTTTTATATTCTTATTAAACCTCATTGTTATCAAAAAAGAGCTTTTTTTATTTTGTTATTATTGCAAAATAAATTAATTTGTCCTATAGAAAAAGATCATGATTTTTTGATGAAAATTATTTTTTTACCATTAAATATTTTTTTGAAAAAAATTCTTTTTAAAACAAAATCATTAGACTTCTTAAATAATTTATATCGTCAATCTCTCTATGAGATAGCAGAACAAGTGATTCAATCATTAGGGTTAATGAATAATAATAAAAATACTTCATCAATTTATTCTTTTTTAGATTTGATTCATAGATCAATGAAAAATATTGGAAATTCTATTGTAGATTTTTTGGATTATTGGGAATTAAAAAAAAAAAAAGAAAGTATCATTGTTTCTGAGAATATAGATGCTATTCGGATTATGACTATTCATCAATCTAAAGGATTACAATTTCCTGTTGTCCTTATTCCTTTCACAGACTGGAATGCTTGTTCAAAAAAAAAAGAAGGATCATGGATGAATGTCTCTCCTCATTTATATCATGGACTAAATGCGCTTTATTTAGAAATAGAATCCTATTTTCAATATATAGAAGATAATTACATAAAAAATTTTTATGAAGATTATTTATCTAATATAAAATTTGATAACCTCAATTTATTATATGTTGCTACAACTCGTCCTATAGAACAATTATTTATTTTTTCTAAAAATGAAAATGATCAATCTGTATCTTTTTATATTAAAAATTTTTTAATTGAAAAAAAATTATGGAATGAAAAAAAATTTCAATATTCTTTTGGAAGAGAAAAAAAATTTTCATAA
- the lipA gene encoding lipoyl synthase: MNLIQKKPAWIKVKLPMGKNYNELQKLVSLHKLNTICQSGSCPNIGECWGKGVATFMILGNICTRSCRFCGVKTGLPEKVDWKEPEKVAKSIQILKIKHAVITSVNRDDLKDMGVSIWVKTIKRTRVLNPSVTIETLIPDFKGEKKIIDQIINMKPEVISHNLETVYRLTKKVRIQAKYNRSLEVLQYIKEINKNIRTKTGIMLGLGETKKEILETMRDIKSSKVDILTLGQYLQPSLKHFPVYSFVLPEQFQEYKEIGLKMGFKYVESGPLVRSSYHAEKHVQ, encoded by the coding sequence ATGAATCTCATTCAAAAAAAACCTGCTTGGATAAAAGTAAAACTTCCAATGGGAAAAAATTATAATGAATTACAGAAATTAGTTTCTTTACACAAATTGAATACGATTTGTCAAAGTGGGAGTTGTCCTAATATAGGAGAATGTTGGGGAAAAGGAGTCGCTACTTTTATGATACTAGGAAATATTTGTACAAGATCTTGTAGATTTTGTGGAGTTAAAACAGGACTCCCTGAAAAAGTAGATTGGAAAGAACCAGAAAAAGTGGCTAAATCTATTCAAATATTGAAAATTAAACATGCTGTTATTACTTCTGTAAATAGAGATGATTTAAAAGATATGGGTGTTTCTATATGGGTAAAAACGATAAAAAGAACTCGTGTTCTTAATCCATCTGTTACAATAGAAACATTAATACCTGATTTTAAAGGAGAAAAAAAAATAATAGATCAAATCATAAATATGAAACCGGAAGTTATTTCTCATAATTTAGAAACAGTTTACAGACTCACAAAAAAAGTTCGTATTCAAGCAAAATATAATCGTAGTCTTGAAGTCCTACAATACATTAAAGAAATAAACAAGAATATTCGTACAAAAACAGGAATTATGTTGGGATTAGGAGAAACAAAGAAAGAAATATTAGAAACTATGAGAGATATAAAAAGTTCTAAAGTAGATATTTTAACATTGGGACAGTATTTACAACCTTCTTTAAAACATTTTCCTGTTTATTCTTTTGTTTTACCAGAACAATTTCAAGAATATAAAGAGATAGGATTGAAAATGGGGTTTAAATATGTAGAAAGCGGACCTTTAGTAAGATCTTCTTATCATGCGGAAAAACATGTTCAATAA
- a CDS encoding Nif3-like dinuclear metal center hexameric protein, producing MKILVKDITSQLEDLAPIEYAESYDNIGLIVGSYDQRIQNILITLDLTEEIIIESINKKCNLIISFHPILFKPIKSLTENSFSERVIISAIKNNIAIYVIHTNLDFIWEGTHSYLSKLLQFNREKVLFPKEGIMKKLTTYVPISYAERVRNSLFEAGAGNISNYSHCSYNFDGFGSFMGNEKTKPFSGKKGVFHMEKETCINVIFPSHKLNIIKKALFTSHPYEEIAYEIYSIENINPYLGIGIIGDLTEEMNEYDFLIYLKNRMNLPCIRHSPFTGKKIKKLTMIAGSGSFGIETAIKEKANVFISSDLKYHDFFKSEKKILIVDIGHYESEKCTKHLLKSFLKKKFFCVSIYESETDTNPVKYFY from the coding sequence ATGAAAATCTTAGTTAAAGATATTACCTCTCAATTAGAGGATTTAGCTCCTATAGAATATGCAGAATCTTATGATAATATAGGGTTAATAGTAGGATCATATGATCAAAGAATTCAAAATATTTTGATCACTTTAGATCTTACTGAAGAAATAATTATTGAATCTATAAATAAAAAATGTAATTTAATTATATCATTTCATCCTATCCTTTTTAAACCCATAAAAAGTTTGACTGAAAATTCTTTTTCAGAAAGAGTAATCATTTCTGCAATAAAAAATAATATAGCAATTTATGTAATTCATACAAATTTAGATTTTATATGGGAAGGAACTCATTCTTATTTATCCAAACTTTTGCAGTTTAACAGAGAAAAAGTTCTCTTTCCTAAAGAAGGAATTATGAAAAAATTAACAACATATGTTCCTATCTCTTATGCTGAAAGAGTAAGAAATTCTTTATTTGAGGCAGGAGCTGGAAATATTTCTAATTATAGTCATTGTAGTTATAATTTTGATGGTTTTGGAAGTTTTATGGGAAACGAAAAAACAAAACCTTTTTCCGGAAAAAAAGGTGTTTTTCATATGGAAAAAGAAACTTGTATTAATGTCATTTTTCCATCTCATAAATTAAATATAATTAAAAAAGCACTTTTTACAAGTCATCCTTACGAAGAAATAGCTTACGAAATTTATAGTATTGAAAATATAAATCCTTATTTAGGAATTGGAATAATAGGGGATCTTACAGAAGAAATGAATGAATACGATTTTCTTATTTACTTAAAAAATAGAATGAATTTGCCATGTATTCGACATTCTCCATTTACAGGAAAAAAAATTAAAAAATTAACAATGATAGCAGGTTCAGGAAGTTTTGGAATTGAAACTGCGATAAAAGAAAAAGCCAATGTATTCATTTCATCTGACTTAAAATATCATGATTTTTTTAAATCAGAAAAAAAAATTTTGATTGTAGATATAGGACATTATGAATCTGAAAAATGCACGAAGCATTTACTAAAATCTTTTTTAAAGAAAAAATTTTTTTGTGTTTCTATTTATGAATCAGAAACAGATACTAATCCAGTAAAATATTTCTATTAA
- a CDS encoding zinc ribbon domain-containing protein, which produces MENNKKSAVTVVDKLRILYNIQLIDSRVDEIRNFRMNIPIEIKSLEEELEKMKKKLEDISNDILSLKENIDKQNKLIKSSNILINKYEKQKDNIKNNKEFYSIEKEIDYQKLEIQLSKKRIKEINLNIQKKKEILEKKEETFKNKKEHLLHKKKELNQILLENEKEEKILLEKSVFFSKKLDNSLLKTYKKIRNGVKNGIAVAPVQRGAPLGSYLAITPQKYSELMQRNKLLIDEHSGRILIDAELAEEEKKKSFIFCSKKHKK; this is translated from the coding sequence ATGGAAAATAACAAAAAATCAGCTGTAACTGTAGTAGATAAATTAAGAATTTTATATAATATTCAATTGATAGATTCTCGTGTAGATGAAATTAGAAATTTCAGAATGAATATTCCCATAGAAATAAAAAGTTTGGAAGAAGAACTTGAAAAAATGAAAAAAAAATTAGAAGATATTTCTAATGATATTCTTTCTCTCAAAGAAAACATAGATAAACAAAATAAACTCATAAAATCATCAAATATATTAATAAATAAATATGAAAAACAAAAGGATAATATAAAAAATAACAAAGAATTCTATTCTATAGAAAAAGAAATTGATTATCAAAAACTAGAAATACAATTATCTAAAAAAAGAATCAAAGAAATTAATCTAAATATTCAGAAAAAAAAAGAAATTTTAGAAAAAAAAGAAGAAACATTTAAAAATAAAAAAGAGCATCTTCTCCATAAGAAAAAAGAATTAAATCAGATTCTTTTGGAAAATGAAAAAGAAGAAAAAATTTTACTAGAAAAATCTGTTTTTTTTTCTAAAAAATTAGATAACAGTTTGTTAAAAACTTATAAAAAAATAAGAAATGGAGTAAAAAATGGAATAGCTGTTGCTCCAGTACAAAGAGGAGCTCCTTTAGGATCTTATTTAGCAATCACTCCTCAAAAATATTCAGAACTCATGCAACGTAATAAATTGTTAATAGATGAACATAGTGGAAGAATATTAATAGATGCTGAGTTAGCTGAAGA